The following are encoded in a window of Thermoprotei archaeon genomic DNA:
- a CDS encoding elongation factor EF-2, with amino-acid sequence MVKYKQTEEIVKLMRNVERVRNIGTLAHVDHGKTTLSDSLLLAAGIISPKVAGVALAMDYVEIEQLRQMTVKAANISLYHEFENGQYVINLIDTPGHVDFTGHVTRSLRAMDGAIVVVDSVEGVMTQTETVVRQGLEERVRPLLFINKIDRLIKELRLSPHEIQNRIVEIVKDFNALIELYGEGEFKKLWKVDISKGQVAFGSALGKWGLTVPMAQLKGLKFSDVLEAYNRSKEGVEELAKIAPLYEAILDMVIKHVPPPNVAQRYRVPKIWKGDVSSAIGKALLECDPDGPLVVGITKVVDDPHAGLVATGRVFSGTVREGVDVYLMRGRIIERVQQVGMYMGPYREVVENVSAGNIAAMLGLSYARSGETIVDVPLKDSMVPFESLSYISEPVVTIAIEPKRSGDLPKLVDALKKMAVEDPTLHVKINEETGEYLISGMGSLHLEIALWDLKQRTGNLEFVTSAPLIIYREGIRNRGETFEAKSPNRHNRIVAEVEPLNEATLRLLAEGRVTEDMDWRTRAKILRDEADWDADEARNIWAIDEHLNIFVDATKGVQYLNEVADTLINGFRWTVSAGPLAHEPMRGVKVRLLDATIHEDPAHRGPAQLMPALKNATIASILTAKPVLLEPIYKIEVKVAQDYLSGVIKIITSKRGKINTMEQQGLIAIIKGEIPVAESEGLADEMRSATAGKAFWATEFSKWFPVPENLVMDIIMKIRERKGLPKSLPKIEDYLK; translated from the coding sequence GTGGTAAAATACAAACAAACTGAAGAGATCGTTAAGTTGATGAGGAATGTTGAGCGAGTTCGTAATATAGGCACGTTAGCTCATGTGGATCACGGTAAAACTACATTATCTGACTCGCTGCTATTGGCAGCTGGTATTATTTCTCCAAAAGTTGCTGGAGTAGCTTTAGCGATGGATTATGTAGAGATAGAGCAATTGCGTCAAATGACCGTCAAAGCAGCCAACATTTCTCTTTACCATGAATTTGAAAATGGTCAATATGTTATTAATTTGATTGATACGCCTGGGCACGTTGATTTTACAGGTCATGTAACTCGTAGTCTTCGTGCTATGGATGGTGCTATTGTTGTAGTTGATAGTGTTGAAGGCGTTATGACGCAAACTGAGACTGTTGTTCGTCAGGGTTTAGAGGAGCGAGTGCGTCCCTTGCTGTTTATTAATAAGATTGATCGCTTAATTAAAGAATTACGTTTATCTCCTCATGAAATTCAGAACAGAATCGTTGAAATTGTGAAAGATTTTAATGCTTTAATAGAATTATACGGCGAGGGCGAGTTCAAGAAATTATGGAAGGTTGACATCTCTAAAGGTCAAGTTGCTTTTGGAAGTGCTTTAGGTAAATGGGGTTTAACAGTTCCTATGGCTCAGCTTAAGGGTTTGAAATTTAGCGATGTGCTAGAAGCTTATAACAGAAGTAAAGAGGGCGTTGAAGAGCTAGCTAAGATTGCTCCCTTGTATGAAGCTATTCTTGATATGGTTATTAAGCATGTTCCACCACCTAACGTTGCCCAGCGCTACAGGGTTCCTAAGATTTGGAAAGGTGATGTGAGTTCTGCGATTGGTAAAGCTCTATTAGAATGTGACCCTGATGGCCCTCTTGTCGTCGGCATAACAAAAGTTGTTGATGATCCTCATGCTGGTTTAGTTGCTACTGGTAGGGTATTTAGTGGTACTGTAAGAGAGGGCGTTGATGTTTATCTGATGCGTGGTAGAATTATCGAGCGTGTGCAACAAGTTGGTATGTACATGGGTCCTTATAGAGAAGTCGTCGAGAATGTGAGTGCTGGTAATATTGCTGCTATGCTAGGTTTAAGTTATGCTAGGAGTGGTGAGACTATTGTTGATGTCCCCTTGAAAGACTCCATGGTACCCTTCGAAAGCTTAAGTTATATTAGTGAACCTGTTGTTACTATTGCTATTGAACCTAAGAGGAGCGGTGATTTACCTAAGTTAGTCGATGCTTTAAAGAAGATGGCTGTTGAAGATCCTACTTTGCATGTAAAGATTAATGAAGAAACTGGTGAGTATCTGATCAGTGGTATGGGTTCTTTGCATTTAGAGATTGCATTGTGGGATTTGAAACAGAGAACTGGTAACCTAGAATTTGTTACTTCGGCACCTCTTATTATTTATAGAGAAGGCATTCGCAATCGTGGTGAGACATTCGAGGCTAAGAGTCCCAATAGGCATAATAGAATTGTCGCTGAAGTTGAACCTCTGAATGAAGCAACGTTAAGACTATTGGCTGAAGGTCGAGTGACCGAAGACATGGATTGGAGGACTAGAGCTAAAATCTTAAGAGATGAGGCTGACTGGGATGCTGATGAAGCTAGGAATATTTGGGCTATTGATGAACACCTGAACATCTTTGTTGATGCTACTAAAGGTGTTCAGTATTTAAATGAAGTTGCAGATACCCTCATCAATGGTTTTAGGTGGACTGTAAGTGCTGGACCTTTAGCTCATGAGCCTATGAGAGGCGTTAAGGTACGTTTATTAGATGCCACCATTCATGAAGATCCTGCTCACAGAGGCCCTGCTCAGTTAATGCCTGCACTAAAGAATGCCACAATAGCTAGCATTCTAACTGCCAAACCTGTGTTATTGGAACCTATTTACAAGATTGAAGTGAAAGTTGCACAAGACTATTTAAGTGGTGTGATTAAGATCATCACCTCTAAAAGAGGTAAGATTAACACTATGGAACAACAAGGTTTAATTGCAATTATAAAAGGTGAGATTCCTGTTGCTGAAAGCGAAGGTTTAGCTGATGAAATGAGGAGCGCTACTGCTGGTAAAGCTTTTTGGGCTACTGAGTTCAGTAAATGGTTCCCCGTTCCTGAGAATTTAGTTATGGACATTATAATGAAAATCAGAGAAAGAAAAGGATTACCAAAGAGTTTACCGAAGATTGAAGACTACCTTAAGTGA
- a CDS encoding asparagine synthetase A, producing MGLKPELRIHRSVLEFEKLVSDKSFPENVTKILSTSYLAVREPRQKTIVRVQAGILKAIREYLDDNGFMELLPPIIGPVTDPGIRGAKQVTIDYYGREYKVMSSAILYKQMMVTVHGKIYFVSPNVRLEPPETIYTGRHLTEFFQVDIEWARASYHDVMSLAEGLFLYVVKRIKEDYRRELEELGRELDDYKKPFKRYTHKEAVDLLRSLGYNASYAAEIPWEGEKILSGIHKEPFFIYDYPKGSRGFYDMEDAERVGILRDFDMLYPEGFGEAISGAEREYIVDKVLARMKESGENPAKYEWYLEMLKEGIEPSAGFGIGVERFTRFICGLGAIWEARPYPKVAGVYSP from the coding sequence ATGGGGTTGAAACCTGAGCTGAGGATACATAGGAGTGTATTAGAATTTGAGAAATTAGTTAGTGATAAATCCTTTCCTGAAAATGTAACCAAAATACTTTCTACATCATATCTAGCAGTTAGAGAACCCCGTCAGAAAACGATTGTAAGAGTCCAGGCCGGTATTCTCAAAGCTATAAGAGAGTATCTTGATGACAATGGTTTTATGGAACTTCTTCCACCAATAATAGGGCCTGTAACTGATCCTGGTATCAGAGGTGCAAAGCAAGTTACTATTGATTACTATGGTCGTGAATACAAGGTTATGAGTAGTGCAATCCTTTACAAGCAGATGATGGTTACTGTTCATGGTAAAATATATTTTGTATCACCCAACGTTAGACTTGAACCTCCTGAAACCATTTATACTGGAAGACATTTAACAGAATTTTTCCAGGTTGATATAGAATGGGCTCGAGCAAGCTATCACGATGTGATGTCACTTGCTGAAGGCCTTTTCTTATATGTAGTAAAGCGTATAAAAGAAGATTATCGAAGAGAGCTTGAAGAGCTAGGACGTGAGTTAGATGACTATAAAAAACCATTCAAAAGATATACACATAAAGAAGCTGTGGATTTATTAAGGAGTCTTGGTTATAATGCAAGTTATGCTGCTGAAATTCCATGGGAGGGTGAAAAGATACTTTCCGGAATACATAAGGAACCCTTCTTCATATACGACTATCCCAAAGGATCAAGAGGGTTCTACGATATGGAAGATGCTGAGAGGGTTGGCATTTTAAGGGATTTTGATATGCTGTATCCAGAAGGTTTTGGGGAAGCTATATCAGGTGCTGAACGTGAGTACATAGTTGACAAGGTATTAGCCAGAATGAAGGAGAGCGGTGAAAATCCAGCAAAGTATGAATGGTATCTCGAAATGCTTAAGGAAGGCATAGAACCATCAGCAGGATTTGGTATCGGTGTAGAAAGATTTACAAGATTCATCTGTGGTTTAGGAGCTATATGGGAAGCTAGACCCTATCCTAAGGTCGCTGGTGTATACTCACCATAA
- a CDS encoding TAXI family TRAP transporter solute-binding subunit, whose protein sequence is MNKRAISRFVIVGIIVILIIIAVAVVTLLPQLTPTTTTTTTTTVTMPITSLTIATGTVGGVYIYYGGGMATIYSKYLGIQAAAVQTKASVDNLLYIAKSPSNTIGLVLSDTIYDAWNGKLSAFNNTPQQWIRILWVMYNNYIHIVTRSDSGIKTVYDLKGKRVSTGPPASGTELTALSILKAAGIDPTTDLAVWQKLGPAESAGALLDGKLDAFFWSGGLPTGSISELSVNLKQRGLKIAFIAVPTEVFNKLDAQRPGIYVLATLKKEVYDAVEDVQTMAVPNLIVAHKDMADDTAYLLVKTVFQHLDELQAVHQAAKDTTLESAPLYKGAPYHPGAIRFYKEAKVWPSG, encoded by the coding sequence ATGAATAAACGTGCCATAAGTCGTTTTGTTATAGTTGGGATAATAGTTATATTAATTATAATAGCGGTTGCAGTAGTAACTTTATTACCACAACTAACACCAACAACCACTACCACAACTACTACGACGGTAACGATGCCAATCACATCTCTTACAATAGCAACAGGAACTGTTGGTGGTGTTTACATTTACTATGGTGGAGGAATGGCAACAATCTATTCGAAATATTTAGGCATTCAAGCTGCTGCTGTTCAAACTAAAGCAAGTGTTGATAATCTTCTCTATATTGCTAAAAGTCCATCTAATACTATTGGGCTTGTTCTTTCAGACACAATATATGATGCATGGAATGGTAAATTAAGCGCTTTTAACAATACGCCTCAACAATGGATAAGAATATTATGGGTTATGTACAATAATTATATACATATTGTTACTCGATCAGACAGTGGTATTAAAACTGTTTATGACCTTAAAGGTAAGAGGGTCTCAACAGGGCCTCCTGCAAGTGGTACTGAACTTACTGCACTTTCAATACTTAAGGCTGCTGGTATAGATCCAACAACAGATTTAGCAGTATGGCAGAAATTGGGACCTGCAGAATCAGCTGGGGCATTGTTAGATGGCAAGCTTGACGCTTTCTTCTGGTCTGGGGGACTTCCAACTGGTTCTATATCTGAACTTTCAGTTAATTTAAAACAAAGGGGACTAAAAATTGCTTTTATAGCTGTGCCAACTGAGGTATTTAATAAACTTGATGCTCAGAGACCTGGAATATACGTCTTAGCAACCTTAAAGAAGGAGGTTTATGATGCTGTTGAAGATGTTCAAACAATGGCTGTGCCAAACTTAATAGTTGCTCATAAGGATATGGCCGATGATACTGCTTATTTATTAGTGAAAACAGTATTTCAACATTTAGATGAATTACAGGCTGTTCATCAAGCAGCCAAAGACACAACACTAGAATCTGCACCATTATACAAAGGAGCACCGTATCATCCAGGTGCAATACGTTTCTATAAAGAGGCAAAAGTGTGGCCAAGTGGCTAA
- a CDS encoding CoA transferase, with protein MLNGIRVLDFTRVLAGPFATMILGDLGAEIIKIEPPSGDETRLWAPFLDNESVYFLSINRNKKSIVLDLKKEDAKEIVYKLVKESDVVIENFRSGVPEKLGIDYNSLKNIKGDIIYCSIKGFGSTSPYEHKPSYDLLVQAMSGFMTVTGEKGSPPIRAAFALFDIIAGLIAANSILAAIIERFRTGHGKFIEVSLYDSAVFSMSYIAEIYLLTNKIPSKMGSAHPSIVPYQAFRCADNKYIAIAVTNEKFWENLCNALNMKELYSDPRFKTNPDRVKNRDELIQLLEKKFYEKTRNEWLNMLEQADVPCAPVYELNEVFQDTHVLSSGIINIIDHKTLGQIKQLSYPALFNNKRPEIRLPPPTLGEHTSQILEKLGYIKTR; from the coding sequence ATGTTAAATGGTATAAGAGTTTTAGATTTTACACGCGTACTTGCCGGTCCTTTTGCTACAATGATCTTAGGTGACTTAGGTGCTGAAATTATTAAAATTGAACCTCCATCGGGTGATGAGACTAGACTGTGGGCTCCATTCTTAGACAATGAGAGTGTATATTTCTTAAGTATTAATAGAAATAAGAAAAGTATAGTGCTTGATCTTAAAAAGGAGGATGCTAAAGAGATAGTGTATAAATTAGTAAAGGAAAGTGATGTAGTCATAGAGAATTTTAGATCAGGGGTTCCTGAAAAGCTTGGGATCGATTATAACAGTTTGAAAAACATAAAAGGTGATATTATTTATTGTAGTATTAAAGGATTCGGCTCAACAAGCCCATATGAACATAAGCCTTCATACGATCTATTAGTACAAGCAATGAGTGGATTCATGACAGTTACAGGTGAAAAAGGCAGTCCGCCAATTAGAGCTGCATTTGCACTGTTTGACATCATAGCTGGTTTAATTGCTGCCAACTCTATCCTTGCTGCAATAATTGAGAGGTTTAGGACAGGACACGGTAAATTCATAGAAGTCTCACTTTATGATAGTGCAGTATTCTCAATGAGCTACATAGCCGAGATATACTTACTTACAAATAAAATACCGAGTAAAATGGGCTCCGCACATCCATCCATAGTTCCTTACCAGGCATTCAGATGTGCAGATAATAAATACATAGCTATAGCAGTTACGAATGAGAAATTCTGGGAAAATCTATGCAATGCATTAAATATGAAAGAATTATACAGTGATCCAAGATTTAAAACAAACCCAGACAGAGTTAAAAATAGAGATGAACTAATACAATTACTTGAAAAGAAATTTTATGAAAAAACTAGGAATGAATGGTTAAATATGCTTGAACAGGCAGATGTACCATGTGCACCGGTTTATGAATTAAACGAGGTTTTTCAAGACACTCACGTATTATCTTCTGGTATAATAAATATAATTGATCATAAAACCTTAGGACAAATAAAGCAATTATCATACCCAGCACTATTTAATAATAAAAGACCTGAAATTCGTTTACCTCCACCAACACTTGGAGAACACACATCACAAATACTTGAAAAATTAGGATATATAAAGACCAGATAA
- a CDS encoding ATP-binding cassette domain-containing protein, with translation MVNEIVIEMKNIKYVYPDGHVALKNVNLRIFKGERVGILGANGAGKSTLLMLTNGLFKPTEGQIHVFGMSMDKNNLHRIRMKVGLVFQDPDDQLFSPTVLDDVAFGPLNMGLPKDEALQRAREAIKIVGLEGYEDRPPHHLSIGEKKKVAIATILAMNPEILILDEPTVNLDPKSKVEMIKFINKLYHEQKITLIVTTHDIDMIPMIVDRVYILNKGEIIAEGSVREVFANFEIMEKANLEPPIIARLFYLIYKIYGCEDSNLTKYLPLTIEEALEKIKYLINIKDASVMGF, from the coding sequence ATGGTGAATGAAATTGTTATAGAAATGAAGAACATAAAATATGTTTATCCAGACGGTCATGTTGCGCTAAAAAATGTAAATCTGAGAATATTCAAAGGAGAGAGGGTTGGAATACTTGGCGCCAATGGAGCTGGAAAATCCACGTTACTAATGCTTACTAATGGTTTGTTTAAACCAACCGAAGGACAAATTCATGTATTCGGCATGTCTATGGATAAAAACAATCTACATAGAATAAGAATGAAAGTTGGACTCGTTTTTCAAGATCCTGATGATCAGTTATTCTCTCCGACGGTATTGGATGATGTTGCTTTCGGTCCATTAAACATGGGTTTACCTAAAGATGAAGCATTACAGAGAGCAAGGGAAGCAATAAAAATTGTAGGATTAGAAGGTTATGAGGATAGGCCTCCACATCATTTGAGCATAGGAGAAAAGAAAAAAGTTGCAATCGCAACAATCTTGGCAATGAACCCGGAAATTTTAATATTAGATGAACCAACTGTTAATCTGGATCCAAAAAGTAAAGTGGAAATGATAAAATTTATCAATAAATTGTATCATGAACAAAAAATAACATTAATTGTTACGACACATGATATTGACATGATTCCGATGATTGTTGATCGAGTTTACATTTTAAATAAGGGAGAAATTATTGCAGAGGGATCAGTTAGAGAAGTCTTTGCGAACTTTGAAATAATGGAAAAAGCAAACTTAGAGCCTCCAATAATAGCTCGCCTTTTTTACCTTATTTACAAGATATATGGATGCGAAGATTCAAATCTTACTAAATACTTACCATTAACAATAGAAGAGGCGCTAGAAAAAATAAAATACCTCATAAACATCAAGGATGCTTCTGTTATGGGGTTCTAA
- the gyaR gene encoding glyoxylate reductase, with the protein MRKPNVFVSRELFDDVIKKIEEYYDVEVWDHYQAPSYSTLLSKAKNIDALVTLLSDKVDCNLLQSAKQLRIIAQYAVGFDNIDVECATKLGIYVTNTPGVLTESTAELTWALILAVTRRIVEADNFVRWGEWERLKTGWHPKMMLGIELRGKVLGIIGLGRIGGRVAEIGKAFGMKVIYYDIVKNEELERKLGLEYKNLEELLKISDVISIHIPLSKETYHLINENKLRLMKKSAFLINTSRGSVVDSESLVKALKEGWIAGAGLDVFENEPLPSNNLLTAFKNVVLVPHIGSATYEARHAMAELVAENLITFYEKKVPPTLVNKDVVNIRKPGFE; encoded by the coding sequence ATGCGTAAGCCAAACGTTTTTGTAAGTAGAGAACTGTTTGATGATGTGATTAAGAAGATTGAAGAATATTATGATGTTGAGGTTTGGGATCACTATCAAGCACCATCCTATAGTACTCTTTTAAGTAAGGCTAAAAATATTGATGCATTAGTAACATTATTGAGTGATAAGGTTGATTGCAACTTGCTTCAAAGTGCAAAACAGTTAAGAATTATTGCGCAGTATGCTGTAGGTTTTGATAACATTGATGTCGAGTGCGCAACAAAGCTTGGCATTTATGTTACCAATACACCAGGTGTTCTTACAGAATCTACTGCAGAACTTACATGGGCGTTAATACTAGCTGTTACCAGAAGGATTGTGGAGGCGGATAATTTTGTCAGGTGGGGTGAGTGGGAACGTTTAAAAACTGGTTGGCATCCAAAAATGATGCTCGGCATTGAACTTAGAGGTAAAGTTTTAGGGATAATCGGTTTAGGAAGAATCGGTGGAAGAGTTGCTGAGATTGGCAAAGCGTTTGGCATGAAAGTTATATATTACGATATTGTGAAGAACGAGGAACTTGAAAGAAAGCTTGGTTTAGAATACAAGAATTTAGAGGAACTATTAAAGATCTCCGACGTGATCTCTATTCATATTCCGTTAAGTAAGGAAACTTATCATTTGATTAACGAAAATAAGTTAAGATTAATGAAGAAGTCAGCTTTTCTTATCAATACTTCTAGAGGTAGCGTTGTGGATAGTGAGTCTCTAGTAAAAGCTCTAAAGGAAGGTTGGATCGCTGGTGCTGGTTTAGATGTATTTGAGAATGAGCCCTTGCCTTCTAATAATTTACTTACTGCTTTTAAGAATGTTGTATTAGTTCCTCATATTGGTAGCGCCACTTATGAGGCTAGGCATGCTATGGCTGAGCTCGTTGCGGAGAACTTAATAACATTCTATGAAAAGAAAGTACCACCAACTCTCGTAAATAAGGATGTTGTAAACATACGAAAACCAGGATTTGAATAA
- a CDS encoding winged helix-turn-helix transcriptional regulator: protein MNVTEAYKDFITNIYGLTMQKIDRRTAKILEYISSYGTTNISEIAKNVNMPITTVYGIIKRLQRKNVIHVRDLINFTMLGLTQYSVIFYYTKKEDVEKILSANRDYLIYSANSYCDKPCVYAKYVVPINNDKDFIEFLNTAVDLKLINDYEAYATTDNYIPPLNFKNFDFKQKTWIFNWEELLNNLYLSETQEFLNIRDPIKVKLDYIDLKILLAREVNSFTHLSSIKMMLNGVSLQSIYYHYFNHIQKNNIIKTTRIILLPYPYTIGDKTISNFMMLFINFSNTEWMNKFVNTLKDTCFLYSATRIFGENTLIAHIYLPYTEQSNFLQFLDKLTQDKIITYYRFLMIDLKTAQIEPLPYHAYDIQNNEWRWSQNKYILKLQNNVKTIKKNNIHYSASPTTIL, encoded by the coding sequence ATGAATGTGACCGAAGCATATAAGGATTTCATAACGAACATATATGGGTTAACCATGCAAAAAATCGATAGAAGAACAGCAAAAATACTTGAATACATTTCATCATATGGCACAACTAACATTTCTGAGATCGCTAAAAATGTTAACATGCCTATTACTACAGTTTATGGCATAATAAAACGATTGCAGAGAAAGAATGTAATTCATGTGCGTGATCTGATAAATTTTACAATGCTGGGACTTACACAATATTCTGTAATATTTTATTACACTAAAAAAGAAGATGTTGAGAAAATTCTCTCAGCAAACAGGGACTATCTAATATATTCCGCAAATAGTTACTGCGATAAACCATGCGTGTATGCCAAATATGTTGTGCCAATTAACAATGATAAAGATTTCATAGAATTTCTTAATACTGCAGTAGACTTAAAATTAATAAATGACTATGAAGCATACGCGACAACCGACAATTATATTCCACCACTGAATTTTAAAAATTTTGACTTTAAACAAAAAACATGGATTTTCAATTGGGAGGAATTACTAAATAACTTATATCTATCTGAAACGCAAGAGTTTTTAAATATTCGCGATCCGATTAAAGTTAAACTTGACTATATTGATCTAAAGATTTTACTCGCACGTGAAGTTAATAGTTTTACACATTTAAGTAGTATAAAAATGATGCTTAATGGCGTATCACTGCAAAGCATATACTATCATTATTTTAATCATATACAAAAAAACAACATCATAAAAACAACTAGAATTATCCTTTTGCCATATCCATACACAATTGGTGATAAAACTATCAGTAATTTTATGATGCTCTTTATTAATTTTAGCAACACAGAATGGATGAATAAATTCGTCAATACATTAAAGGATACGTGTTTTCTTTACAGCGCTACCAGAATATTTGGCGAAAACACACTTATAGCTCACATATATTTACCGTATACAGAACAATCAAACTTTCTACAATTTTTAGACAAACTCACACAAGACAAAATAATAACATATTACAGATTTCTCATGATAGACCTTAAAACTGCGCAAATAGAACCGTTACCATACCATGCATACGATATACAGAATAACGAATGGCGCTGGTCTCAAAATAAATATATACTAAAACTTCAAAACAATGTAAAAACAATCAAAAAGAATAATATACACTATTCTGCATCTCCTACAACAATACTGTAG
- a CDS encoding TRAP transporter fused permease subunit, which yields MNTEKIGLAIGFIFAVYSIFIVFYSYFIPYLTWMPLWIRYIFDQEHLIRAIHLSFSITILTLFAFRQPISIKGEIILTILSFPIMLAIMMYELNINLILSLLTFLTWIFTFPINLLQRIVNTKIIGLVRGIILLTSVPATLYLIINYEAILYRVVSPTATDMLIGWILLLTLSYATDIKIGWILSALILIFFDYTVYGNYIPPPLGHPPIDITLALGKSWMETEAGIYGLPLGVSAKYIIYFTILGGVLEAVGITKLISNIALSLVGKKPQGIGRATTIFSALMGTVSGSGVAVTTTVGTTMLPAFKKAGYDDVFSAGFTAGTGTAALITPPVLGAAAFIMMEVIGIDYKTLIIMTILPAVLYYISLQTYLELYTRKLKIVKELNIKGSKVQVKFLYLLIPIALLIAMVAYGYTIATSVISATFLSVALGIISKETRPTLVNLLKGFAKGAIDVIPVALATGSAGIVLHALLITGLGLKMEEVISFLSGGNFYITLILLAGFTLLLGMGVPPTASYVIASSLVAPSAISLAVKSGFPMGIAKYSVHMFTFYYAVLADVTPPVALSAYAAAALIRRNPIEVGITAAKIALPKYLLGFSFAAAPLGAAILIIPFLNDPLDIILRIIFVILSIISINIATAGYLNKNIASWKRILYLVLGVMLMLPFTTLNIIGIMALAALVFTDVKKIL from the coding sequence GTGAACACCGAAAAAATTGGATTAGCGATAGGTTTTATTTTTGCTGTATACAGTATTTTTATAGTATTTTATTCGTATTTTATACCATACCTAACATGGATGCCTTTGTGGATTAGATACATATTTGATCAAGAACATTTAATAAGAGCAATACATTTGTCGTTCTCCATAACAATTTTAACACTATTTGCTTTTAGACAACCTATAAGCATAAAGGGCGAAATAATCCTCACAATACTATCATTTCCTATAATGCTAGCTATAATGATGTACGAACTTAACATAAACCTAATATTATCACTATTAACATTTTTAACATGGATTTTCACATTTCCGATAAACCTCCTGCAGCGAATAGTAAATACAAAAATAATAGGATTAGTTAGAGGCATTATTCTGCTTACGTCAGTGCCAGCAACGTTATATCTCATTATAAATTATGAGGCAATACTTTACAGGGTCGTTAGTCCGACAGCAACTGATATGTTAATCGGCTGGATATTACTGTTAACACTGTCTTATGCAACGGATATAAAAATAGGTTGGATATTATCAGCATTAATATTAATATTCTTCGATTATACAGTTTATGGGAATTACATACCACCCCCACTTGGACATCCCCCAATAGATATAACATTAGCATTGGGCAAATCATGGATGGAGACTGAAGCAGGAATTTATGGGCTTCCTTTAGGAGTTTCTGCTAAGTACATCATTTACTTTACAATATTAGGTGGCGTATTAGAGGCCGTAGGGATAACAAAATTAATATCAAACATAGCACTCTCACTCGTTGGTAAAAAACCTCAAGGCATAGGTAGAGCTACAACAATATTTTCTGCATTAATGGGAACGGTGTCAGGCTCAGGCGTTGCAGTAACCACAACAGTAGGAACAACAATGCTACCAGCATTCAAAAAGGCAGGCTATGATGACGTTTTCTCTGCCGGTTTCACGGCAGGAACAGGAACTGCCGCATTAATCACTCCACCAGTTCTTGGTGCAGCCGCCTTCATAATGATGGAAGTCATTGGAATAGATTATAAGACACTTATAATAATGACAATACTTCCCGCGGTTCTCTATTACATTTCATTACAGACCTATCTTGAACTTTATACTCGAAAACTAAAAATCGTTAAAGAACTTAATATAAAAGGTTCGAAGGTTCAAGTAAAATTTCTCTATCTACTAATACCTATAGCACTTTTGATCGCTATGGTAGCATACGGTTACACAATAGCAACGTCTGTAATTTCAGCAACATTTCTATCAGTAGCTTTAGGAATCATAAGTAAAGAAACCCGACCAACCTTAGTTAATCTTTTAAAAGGATTCGCCAAAGGAGCAATAGACGTTATACCAGTAGCTTTAGCCACAGGCTCAGCAGGCATAGTGCTTCATGCGTTACTAATCACAGGGCTCGGTTTAAAAATGGAAGAAGTGATTAGTTTTTTGAGTGGAGGCAACTTTTACATAACGCTCATACTATTAGCTGGTTTTACACTCTTATTAGGTATGGGCGTGCCACCTACAGCATCGTATGTAATAGCTTCCTCATTAGTAGCCCCATCAGCAATAAGTTTAGCAGTAAAAAGTGGGTTTCCAATGGGAATCGCTAAATACTCCGTCCACATGTTCACATTCTATTATGCAGTTTTAGCTGATGTGACACCACCAGTTGCATTATCTGCATATGCTGCGGCTGCATTAATAAGAAGAAATCCTATTGAAGTAGGAATTACCGCCGCTAAAATTGCACTACCAAAATATCTTTTAGGATTTTCGTTTGCTGCAGCCCCATTAGGAGCTGCTATACTTATAATACCATTTCTAAATGATCCACTGGACATAATTTTGCGAATCATATTTGTTATACTCTCAATAATATCTATAAATATAGCGACTGCAGGGTATTTAAATAAAAACATTGCATCATGGAAACGAATTCTATATTTGGTCTTAGGGGTTATGCTTATGTTACCATTCACAACATTAAACATTATAGGAATAATGGCATTAGCAGCATTAGTATTTACTGACGTTAAAAAAATACTTTAA